ACACTTCTGGGCAGATCTGAAAAATCTATACTCAGCAGTCTGAACAATTCCAGCatttaactactccctccgatcctaaattgttgttgaaatattacatgtatctagacactttttatgaatagatacatccatatttgagcaaatttggcTCAAGAgtttaggaacagaggtagtattttattttctgtttagtAACATCTGAGATATTATGCCTGTGCTTTttcagcagtagcagcagtatTGCTTTCCAATTCATGGTTATGTTTCTTTGTTTAGGTTCTTTGTCCCAGGCGAACTAAACTCTCCAGAAAGGGATCTAGACCTGCAGAACGTCACATCTTTCTCAATTCTTTTCCTTCGGTATAATTCTTCAAAGAGAGTCGGATTCAGGATCGTGATTAGCAAATCAGTCCAATGGAGATCCATGAAGATCTTCTCACTCATCTACTTCATTGGGTGCTATAATCTCTCCATCAACTGATATCACAGTCTAATTTTATTTCATGATCTGAAATTTCGCACTACAATTATCAGTAGAAGCTTCCTAAACATTATTACATTCAGATGGAGATGGCTTGATGTGACTTCTATGCAAAGTGGGGAAAAGGGAAATGCAGAGTTGTCAATGTCATGAGATAAACTAATATTTTGATTCACATTTTTTTGGAGTCATGTCTGTTGTCTCTGAAACAACTTAAGACTGAGAACAACTTTGATAACTAAAGAAGATACCCCGTACAAGATAGGAGAATAAGATGATACACTTATACAGCTCAATGCCAGGCAAGATAAGAGGAAACTTACCCATCAAGGTTGTAATCACATGCAATTTTGCAAATGGCTTGCTGTGTAATTCAACGACACTAGTTCAAGAAAATTATCAGCATGTAACCATATCAGAATTGTGACCTTTGTTGACAAGTTAACCAGCTATCCCAGTGCCATAACCTTAACCATGAGCTCCAAATCTTTTGTCGTAAACAGAGTATAAGAAAGGAACATTTGAAATGGCATAAAATTTGATGCGGTGAATTGGTGATCCAGGCATTTCAGTACAATTCATAATTTTTAGTCACATCATGGACTTCCCATTGATGGTTCCACCAcatattaaaaatagttttccTTGGTTACTTTCACCTTTGGCCATCGTGTTCTCTAATATTTTATCCTCTGGAAAGGAGAAACAAAGAACATTGTTACTCTATTTTCCTAGTCAATGACTCAAGGGAACGCTATACAAATTTACATGTCTTAAGTCTAAAACTACTCAGTAGAAGCTTTCGATAGTTTGACTCCTTTTATTATGTGTTTGGTTCATCTCTTCTTCCGTTTTCTTCTTGCAACGTTCTTAGTACTGAGTCACTGGCTACTTGAAAGCCATGGAGTTCACATAGTTCATGTATTCAACATTTAGTGTAACCAACCATGAAATATACACATCCTCGAAGGATATGTTTCTTTagtaaaacaaattaatgaataAGTACACCATAGAGAAATCAGAATAAACATAACTCATTGCCAACGTGTGTATACATAAGCACCTAACTTAAAAACCACGAGATTTTGTTATTTATATACGACTATATATCAATGTACATAGTTCGATATTTCGAGCTATCTCTATTGTCCCATTTACATTGAAGCAGTATCACATTCACATGGGCATCAAAATACAAAGGGTATATTCATATTTACAAGAAGCCAGCAAGCCAAGTACAGATGGTTGTCATAATCTTAGTTCAGTTATTTGTGCCCACCGAACTGACCTGGAGACGAAATACCTCATGAACAGCACCACGGTTAAGAATGACAAGAACTTTTGCCCCCTCAGCACTGGTGAGCCCACTCAATGAAATTTTGGTCGACTCATAATCATCAGGCAAGCGGAAACCATAGAACCACCTACCGAGCTTGAGCAAGCTGACACACACTTTCCTTTCTGCTATCTGAGAAGCTTGAAGTGCTTTGTCCACTTCATTtggctgaaaaaaaaaatgcatctaAAAACCACATTTTAAAACTGAAACTTAGATTACTTGAGTAAAAACATCTGACGTCAACCAAAAGAAACCTTTAAAAGGTTTGACAATTTAATCGCCAAAAGCATTCTGATGCTGCCAATCATATGTCAATATGAAATGTTATCTTTTCTTTACGTTTTGAGGCATTGGATCACTATAATAGGGCTTGCTTTTGCAAAGGATCTACTAATAGAGGGTGTATACAGGCTGCTATTAAGAATTTTAGGCCGAGTGCAACGAAGTGAGTCAACCTGAATCTAAGCATGTTGTCTTCTGGAGGAAACATAAGAGCAAAGATTTGGATACGCTAAAAAGGTTTGCTGATATCTGAATGATACAGTTCTCCATAAAAGGTAATACGTATGGTATGAAATGGTTCCATCAACATTCTTTATCAAAATTATGGATTAAGTGGTGTAAATTCCCTGGGACATGGAGATGTGACCATACGTCCATACGAAAAGCTCAACTAGAACAATAGGAATATTCGAGAAAAGAccagaacaaaagaaatgcaCAACTCACCAGTATATGCAAACATGCAATGGAGTAGTGCAATCCAATTAGATTTATTATTGCACTGCGATTTCTTGAAAGCAAGAAAAACTGGACATTGACAAAACCAATATCCTTCATCAATGCCAGATCAGCAATAGCTTTCAGATAATATTCAGCTTCAAGAGACCCGTTATGTGTGCTGCTCTCCACAAATTCAATAACCCTAGAGATAGCAACAGCAGTTCTTCCGTGATGGTTAATGTAGAGAGCTTTCCAGCCCTACAGCACAAGTTATACCCAAAGAATATAAAGTTAATTTGCCATGCTTTGGGTAGTAAGGGAGCAGGTGAATATAGGTCAACAAATACAATGTGGAAAGGATGCAATAATTTTTCAGCACTGGTGTTAGATCCATTTTATACAACGTGAACAAACTTCCCATGAAGACCTTAGAAATACTTAGAAATAAGATAAATGTCATTCTGGTCCTACACCGAACAGTACATTTTAACCCTACCTGGAACTATCAACTGAACTCTAGTTTACTGAATTTGCTGGCTAAGAGAGCATCAAAAGAGACCTAATAAGATGTGAGTCGCAAAATCTGAGGTAAAGAAACCTGGGATGCTTATTGGGACTATCCAAACATTGATCCTTAGAATGAGCTAGAGACAAATCCAAGCGGATAGTTGCTACCAACCCATAGGTCAACATCCAAAATTAACTGTGAAAACCAAATTGGTGATTTTGATAAGATACTAAGGTTTGAGAACACAACAAGAACAGATGATATTTTATAATCAGTACAAATGCATACTGAGGAATCATGTCTCTCTGAATGCTTTAGGGAAGCAATTCATTGTGAAGTACTGAAGTACACTAGCTGAAAGTATCCGCTTTGCTAATCTAGCAAgacgtctttcttcttcttttttgcggggaagACGTCTTGAAACCTAGACCCTAAGTGTTCTTGtttcaaagttcaaactaaAACATCCACGATAAACCTTTATGTTACAGTTATAGACATGCTTCAAGAAACTCGtggatttttttgttttgtgagAAAACTCGTGGATTTAGTTACTATGGTACTTCGACAAAACAGTAGATTATTAATTGACCCAAGAGAATGAAATTATCATTATCTCTCATATAAATGACTCGACAGAACCTGAAATCACAATCATACGTTCCTAGCATTCTAGCATAAAAAAATGCTGAGCCTCAAACTTGAAGCAGCAAATAATGAGTGAAAAAGGTAACATGAGTCCAAGCTACGTCCAATTCCTTACTTATAATAATATTATACAGCTTAAAAAGATGAGATACGCCACCAGAAAGTGAatccaagcaaaaaaaaaataagttggGGGAAATGGACATGAGAGGTGTACTCTACTCTCTGTACCCACCTGCACACTGGAAGCCCCTGcccttcccccggcaaccacTGTCGCCGCGGTGAccggccagcggcggcggaagaggcCCTCCCACACGAAGTCGGCGTCGCAGGCACTGCGCCAGGATCGCGAGCAGCCGCCAAGGGCGCACACGTCGGCCTCCTGGGCACGGTTCTAGCCGGTCAACGAGCCAACCATATACTGCTTCGGCTACGGTGAACACACAGAGAGTCATAGATGTAGGAGCGCACCTGGAGGCGAGATgcgacggcgatggcgatgTCCTCGGGGAGGTCGCCCCACCTcccctccggcgacggcgagcgctCCATTTCGATATCCCCCTTTCTTCCCTCTCTGATTCTGATGGCTCCGTGACTGTGTTGCTACGTTTAACTGCAGTTAAGCTTGCGTAAACTGCTTGTGTCGGGGGATGATTGGATTTGGATCCTCTGTGGTCGCGATAGCCACGTAAGGGCCACGTGGAAGCAGAACCATGATCGCGCTACGACCCGGGATTGTCTGTGCCGGATCCTTTCGGGTCACACCCACTCTTCCTTTTCCCTGACGGAGACGGATGAAGAAGACCCGCGCGCGTGTTATAGCCTTAATCCTCTTATTTACGATCTAAAAACAATCCTCTTACTCCGTATTTAAGTTTTCCCAATTATTTAATTATATTTTAATAATTGTATTCTGTTTTGTCTGTTTCGCTTGCCCGGCACTTCTTCTCCAACTCGAATATTTCTCGCGGGTCCGATTCGaacccccccaccccaccccaccccacccccccTAATCATTGATCGATTCCCCTCGCTCGACCGGGCCAAATTTCTCGCGCAGTTCCGCCGgcccggcggcgaggccggtTGCGCCGAATCTGGGGCCGATTTCGCTCTGCGTCGGTGTCCGTGTTCGTGGGTTCCTGTGCTGTGGTTTTGGGGGGGATGGAGCGGTGGCTGCACGCCGCGGTTCTAATGTGCTTGCTGGTGCTTTGCTCCGGGAGAGGTAGGGCTCCTGTTCTCGCCTTGGAGAATACTACCGTCCTGGAGTAGTCTCTGCCTGACGTTGGAACCCTACATGTGTTGCGAACTGACCCTGGTTGCCAGTAGATTTTGCCTTAGGGCAATGTGGTCGTTATGTTCAGGAATCCATTAGCGACTACAACATCATTATTCTCTagtgttttttgtttcatcaCAACACAACATGTGTATGAGTGTGCGTGCATTGTCATACTCTGAATATCTGTAATTTATTTACTCAATTTATTCCCAGTTATGATCGATTACTGACGAATGCTTGTATTCTCTTGTTCGTTCTGCTTTCTTGATGCAGAACTTAAGACCAAAAGTGCGCCAATATATAATTCGACACTCGCAAATACGCTTGCAGAGTATACTTCAGCAGTAAGTTTGTTTGCTTCTTCTCTTTATCATCGTCCTCTTTGAATTTGCTTACGGCGAATAACTACGATATCTAGTGTAATATCGAGTAGTTTTGAATCTGAACTGGCTGCCGTGTGCAGGTTTATACTAATGATCTGACACAATTATTTACTTGGACCTGTGAAAAATGTGGTGACTTAACGAAGGTACTCCTTGACATCAAATTATGCTTTGTAAGGAAAGGACTATAAGCTTGGTGTGaattattgatttattttattttatcacTCAGGGGTTTGAGGTGATAGAGTTGATTATTGATGTGAAAAATTGCTTGGaggttactccctctgtccatgATCTTTTTTAACCTTAATACTCTTCTTTTACGCTGATGTTGATAGTTTTGCCGAATCAGGCATATGTCGGTTTTGCAAAGGACATGaatgctgttgttgttgcgtTCAGAGGCACTCAAGAAAACAGGTAGTTCTTCTATATGTCTTCATGATTGCTGGTCACTTATTAGGGCTACTCTTCACTTGAAGTCGTTATTTGATAGACATATTATTATTCAATGTCAGAACAATAAATACTTTCTAAGACATGAGGTATCAACGTCCTGTCAATTAAGATAAATTTGGCAGACATCATGTTATTTTTATGCAAGTAATTGTGTTCCTCCATTTCCTCAGCATCCAGAATTGGATAGAGGACTTGTTCTggaaacaacttgatctcgACTATCCAGGCATGCCTGAAGCAAAGGTCAGCATGCCTACGATATTTATGACGAAAATGCCAGCTTCTTACACATTATTAATGTTGGTAATATATCTTCTTATAGGTGCACAGTGGGTTTTATTCTGCTTATCATAACACAACATTGCGTGATGGAGTCGTACATGGCATTCAGAAGACCAGGGAAGCTTATGGCAATATTCCCATCATGGTCACAGGGCACTCCATGGGAGGAGCCATGGCTTCATTTTGCGCCCTTGATCTTATTGTGAGTACTAAGAATTTCCTGAAGAATATATGTTTTGGGCTTCTTTTGGAAGTTACTTtccatgatttttttgtcCTGCTAAATTAAACTAGGAGCttcttattttcatttttctattattaaaacattttttctttcctggATCATTTTGTGCCCTTTGACATGCAAAAGTTTACGACATACGCTTCTGTTTTGCTGGTAACACATCTTTCTGTGTTCTTCTAGGTCAACTATGGGTCAGAGGACGTGACACTAATGACATTTGGGCAACCTCGGATTGGCAACGCTGTGTTTGCCTCCCACTTTAAAAAATACTTGGCAAACGCTATTCGAGTAACTAACGCGCACGATATTGTGCCTCATTTACCCCCGTACTACCATTACTTCCTGCAGAAAACTTACCATCATTTCCCCCGAGAGGTATGTCTAGTTCTTTTCACTTCCACCTTTGCTAGCAGCTAGAGCTCtagtctttttttcttttgctaatAGCTAGAGCTATACTCTTATACTATGCTTATCTAAGAAATGTGGTCAAAATTATCTGCCACTTAACCATACCCTGTCAAATTTCTGGCACATTTCACATATACTTTCAGGTATGGGTCCATAATGTCGGCCTTGATAGCCTAGTATACCCGATTGAGGAAATTTGTGACGATTCTGGTGAAGACCCTAGATGCAGCAGGTCCCTCTCACTCTCACATGTTAGCAGTCTGTCTTTGTTTGAACTCCTTGCCGTGCTGAGGTTCTTTTAAACTAATATATGGTCCTTCTATCCAGGTCTGTGAGTGGAAACAGCGTGCAAGACCATATCCACTATCTTGGCATCAGTATGCACTCTGAGTCACGGGGATCTTGCAGGATTGTCACAGACGACAATATGCTCAGGTACAAGATTGGCACTGTTGACGGCACTATCGTCTTGTCGAAGGAGCCTGGTTTATCTGTTGATCAGCAACACAGCGCACAGTAAACAGGCTCAAGATCTCGCATGCCAAGTGCAATATGCTTCTTGGCAAATCGAAGGACTATCTCATGTGCATACACACAATCATGTTGATGTATTCTGCTGGCTGGATTGAATCATCTTTGCTCAGGGTGCATTTCTGAAATTTGCGAACATAAACATGTTGACTAACTTGTTCATATTCATGTATATATTGATTTATTCAAGCAAGGCGGCTGCTTCTCATTATGCGCAACATATCAGGTTCATATGATCTATCTGTTTAAGGGCACAAATCAATTCGCTGAAGCCTGTATAGTCAAATGGTCTCTCTGTCAACCAGTCCTGTCTAAGATGCTTCTTCCTCACTTTCTCAATACATGACGTGTTGGGTTTCGTTAAGACGACTTTAACCAAGAGCTACTTTATTACtatgtgtgtttttgtgacATGAAATCTATATCACTagatttgtctaaaaataTTTGTTATTAATAATTGTGGTTTTGCTCACATAAATCACATAGTAATAAGTAGTTCTTGGTTAAAGCCATGTCTTGAGGAAAACTAATATGTCATGTGTTGAGAGAAATGGAGTATTGTTCTAACTTTCTTTTTTAGCAGTAAGTACTTTCTTTTTTAGCAGTAAGTACTTTTCTAACTTAATAACTTGGGATGAGAAGTACTGTTTTGTGACCTTTGGTATTTAGTTCAAGTTTGAATATTTTCATCATGTGCAACATATCAGCTGCATATGGTATATTTGGTTCAGTGCAcatgtcgtagcccggggcttagacaccgaggatgcgaggcaccccctttttggttcggcagtgtgcgttggggatcgctccggcgatcgccagtgAGGCTAATGACGGGCGCTGCAATGCACAAGTCGGTTATCCAGGTTCGGGTCACGcggaggtgtaaaactctacgtcctgcttctgagtgttTATTAACCAAAGAATAGGTGTTTACAAGTTTGtcgggggagtccccgggcgctcttttccctttctgctaagtggctacttgctacttctgcaCTAGATCTCTAGGGATTGCAACCTCAGCTCAAGTCTAACCTTTGGGAATCGGAACCCCTTGACCGGTGGCGcaggtcctccttttatacttaAGGGGATACCACACGTGCCAAAGTTTGCATGGGGGAcgcgatggcatgcatgcacggtgagACGCACTGTAGCTAGGGCCACACGTGCCCTAGATCCACTGCGGGCTACTCACTGCAGgttgactagacgggtaacctcctccctgtcgaagcatttaatgctcagcttgtgccacactccacgctctgaccagccctgcacaaaaggagcctgtcgggcagccacgtggcgtcgatacTCTGCTTGCTGGGCATCAGCCCTATTGTAAACGCCTGCGCCAGGGAACACTCTCCCCGGCAAGTGGGCTTCTCAGGGGCGTCCCGACGGGGATCTTCACGCTGTCTTCCGGAGTAATCcacgcagcccggctagtcctggtCCACGGCAACCCCCTTCCCAggctcctgccgggctggtgccttcccgggcagctcgcaccgcgctgcccagggtgccgtccttgcgggaagcaagtgaggcgacccacgcgttgagcaacggtggtacctcgggtgccactggtgcgacagtagcccccgggcgtgagccggcaacgcctgttctCGGGCGAAAtcatccttggtcggttgccgagCTACGCCCTAACCGGTGCATGGGTCCCGAGTCGTTTCAGGCTCCCGACCATGCGCCACTCCAGGGACTCCACCGTTACGGGCGGAGCAGTGGGGgtgagatttccgccctaaccttcCCCTTAATcgcgggtggttaaggccacgtctcGCATTCCCCTCTTAAAACgtagttatccccagcgcacccgtagggtgcggatgtaGCCGTTGCTCAACGCTGGGGTGCTATAAAACCCCACCGCTGCACTGAGGGGCAATCACTTAGCCCCGAGttcatcttcctcatccccATTCCTCCTAATCTTGTTCATCGCCACCCACATTCTCCATGGCACCCAAGGCCCCCAAGAGATGGAAGGGTTCCACGAGCTCTGCGGTCGACAAGGGCGAGAAAGCCCCCAAGAAGCCCTtgtcggagaaggaccagaagaaccGGGAGATGAGGCcacgcgggccttcttcaagctcggctacaacggcgacgGGGTCGACAAGATCGGGCACCCCGTCGCCAGCTCGTTCAACGAGTATGGCGAGATGCTCGTCTTCCCCGCCAGCGGCGACCActaggacaacgacttccgggtgttcggccGCTTCATCCTCGCTGGGTTCGTACCTCCGTACTCCCTCTTCGTCCATGCTCTCATGGCGGCGTACCAGCTTAGgttgcgcagctccaccccacttccctcttccttctcacTGAtgtcttccaattcctctgtgaGGGGTTTGTCGGGGTGATGCCATTGGTGGCGttgttccgccattacttctacccacGCGTCGAGCAGTCGggagcgatgtcgtcgggggtctcgttccgcgcccgcgacaagatgaagtcggagttcatcgtgcggagcgagaagaagatcgagaaggagtggcgcagGAGCTAGTGTTAGGTTCGCGTGGATAAGCCCGACGAGTTCATTCATGCGCCCACTGAGCTGTCGGCGAGTAACGGCAGCTGGCGGGACCGCTACAGCCGAGACGCGGAACTCCTTCCCatcatcaagaagatcaaggctctgcggctagcggggctcaccgatctgGATGTGGTGCGCACCTACATCggccggcgcatcgcgccgctgcagctgcggtcccgccccgcgtggatgtacacggggcccggtGACACCACGCGCCTGCAAAGCGTGGGTGTGACGCCGGaggtgatccaggagtgggtgaagggaatcaccggcgaggacgttccCATTCACGGAGCTGCCCCCGGGGGCATCAtcccttcacgccggcgtcacGGGCCTCCACGACATCATCGGCAgctacccaccctgcaacgagtgggggctgatgtccgatcCCCCAGTCCCAGCCCCGAAGCCTTCGCCACCCGCAGCCcgtgggaagcaagtggccgaggagagcgagggggaTCGGATTCCAGCTGGCCCGACGACGAGtgc
The Brachypodium distachyon strain Bd21 chromosome 2, Brachypodium_distachyon_v3.0, whole genome shotgun sequence genome window above contains:
- the LOC100824382 gene encoding uncharacterized protein LOC100824382 isoform X2 — its product is MERSPSPEGRWGDLPEDIAIAVASRLQEADVCALGGCSRSWRSACDADFVWEGLFRRRWPVTAATVVAGGRAGASSVQGWKALYINHHGRTAVAISRVIEFVESSTHNGSLEAEYYLKAIADLALMKDIGFVNVQFFLLSRNRSAIINLIGLHYSIACLHILMHFFFQPNEVDKALQASQIAERKVCVSLLKLGRWFYGFRLPDDYESTKISLSGLTSAEGAKVLVILNRGAVHEVFRLQRIKY
- the LOC100824382 gene encoding uncharacterized protein LOC100824382 isoform X3 yields the protein MERSPSPEGRWGDLPEDIAIAVASRLQEADVCALGGCSRSWRSACDADFVWEGLFRRRWPVTAATVVAGGRAGASSVQGWKALYINHHGRTAVAISRVIEFVESSTHNGSLEAEYYLKAIADLALMKDIGFVNVQFFLLSRNRSAIINLIGLHYSIACLHILPNEVDKALQASQIAERKVCVSLLKLGRWFYGFRLPDDYESTKISLSGLTSAEGAKVLVILNRGAVHEVFRLQVSSVGTNN
- the LOC100824382 gene encoding uncharacterized protein LOC100824382 isoform X1 is translated as MERSPSPEGRWGDLPEDIAIAVASRLQEADVCALGGCSRSWRSACDADFVWEGLFRRRWPVTAATVVAGGRAGASSVQGWKALYINHHGRTAVAISRVIEFVESSTHNGSLEAEYYLKAIADLALMKDIGFVNVQFFLLSRNRSAIINLIGLHYSIACLHILMHFFFQPNEVDKALQASQIAERKVCVSLLKLGRWFYGFRLPDDYESTKISLSGLTSAEGAKVLVILNRGAVHEVFRLQVSSVGTNN
- the LOC100824686 gene encoding lipase isoform X2; its protein translation is MERWLHAAVLMCLLVLCSGRELKTKSAPIYNSTLANTLAEYTSAVYTNDLTQLFTWTCEKCGDLTKGFEVIELIIDVKNCLEAYVGFAKDMNAVVVAFRGTQENSIQNWIEDLFWKQLDLDYPGMPEAKVHSGFYSAYHNTTLRDGVVHGIQKTREAYGNIPIMVTGHSMGGAMASFCALDLIVNYGSEDVTLMTFGQPRIGNAVFASHFKKYLANAIRVTNAHDIVPHLPPYYHYFLQKTYHHFPREVWVHNVGLDSLVYPIEEICDDSGEDPRCSRSLSLSHVCEWKQRARPYPLSWHQYAL
- the LOC100824686 gene encoding lipase isoform X1 encodes the protein MERWLHAAVLMCLLVLCSGRELKTKSAPIYNSTLANTLAEYTSAVYTNDLTQLFTWTCEKCGDLTKGFEVIELIIDVKNCLEAYVGFAKDMNAVVVAFRGTQENSIQNWIEDLFWKQLDLDYPGMPEAKVHSGFYSAYHNTTLRDGVVHGIQKTREAYGNIPIMVTGHSMGGAMASFCALDLIVNYGSEDVTLMTFGQPRIGNAVFASHFKKYLANAIRVTNAHDIVPHLPPYYHYFLQKTYHHFPREVWVHNVGLDSLVYPIEEICDDSGEDPRCSRSVSGNSVQDHIHYLGISMHSESRGSCRIVTDDNMLRYKIGTVDGTIVLSKEPGLSVDQQHSAQ